One Silurus meridionalis isolate SWU-2019-XX chromosome 10, ASM1480568v1, whole genome shotgun sequence genomic window carries:
- the slc39a7 gene encoding LOW QUALITY PROTEIN: zinc transporter Slc39a7 (The sequence of the model RefSeq protein was modified relative to this genomic sequence to represent the inferred CDS: inserted 1 base in 1 codon), with protein MRALVVSVLLLMFGLTAWSCEHGHHHGHHHGHHHHGHHHGHHHHGHHHDHHQEDQHGDVKMFHGASKWSAEANLPAEEEELHHGHAHYELHHEHDYAADDGDGHAHAHDHGHAHDHGHAHDHGHXHDHGHAHDHGHAHDHAHDHGHAHDHGHAHDHGHAHDHGHAHDHTHDHGHAHDHGHAHGHGHAYSPGMHEFQAGSRDTVELWMQAVGATLLISAAPFLILFLIPVQSNSDQHQNLLKILLSFASGGLLGDAFLHLIPHALAPHSHHGNEDQSDNAEESHGHSHGVAHDHMMSVGLWVLGGIMAFLVVEKFVRLLKGGHSHSHSHAAPKCKDSDGEEEKEEKKKKEGVKKDQKKDKEVKKAKEDSSDIKVSGYLNLAADFTHNFTDGLAIGASFLVGPAVGVVTTITILLHEVPHEIGDFAILVQSGCTKKKAMCLQLLTAIGALAGTACSLLAEGVGAAATAWILPFTAGGFVYIATVTVLPELLSGRASLGQSVLEVVAMLFGVGMMVIIAEYE; from the exons ATGAGGGCCCTTGTTGTTTctgtgctgctgctgatgtTCGGTTTGACAGCGTGGTCATGTGAACATGGACACCATCACGGCCATCACCACGGGCACCATCACCACGGCCATCACCATGGGCACCATCACCACGGGCACCATCATGACCATCACCAGGAGGACCAACACGGTGATGTGAAGATGTTTCACGGCGCGAGTAAATGGAGCGCCGAAGCAAATCTGCCTGCTGAGGAGGAGGAGCTTCACCATGGGCACGCCCATTACGAGTTGCATCATGAACATGACTATGCAGCTGATGATGGAGATGGCCATGCCCATGCCCACGATCACGGACATGCCCACGATCACGGACACGCCCACGATCACGGAC GCCACGATCACGGACACGCTCACGATCACGGACATGCTCACGATCACGCCCACGATCACGGACACGCCCACGATCACGGACACGCTCACGATCACGGACACGCTCACGATCACGGACATGCCCACGATCACACCCACGATCACGGACACGCCCACGATCATGGACATGCTCACGGACACGGCCACGCCTACAGTCCTGGCATGCACGAGTTTCAGGCTGGGAGTCGGGACACTGTAGAGTTATGGATGCAG GCGGTGGGAGCGACGTTGCTGATCAGCGCCGCACccttcctcatcctcttcctcatcccgGTGCAGTCAAACTCGGATCAGCACCAGAACCTGCTGAAGATTCTGCTGAGCTTTGCTTCAGGGGGGCTGCTTGGGGACGCATTCCTGCACCTCATCCCTCACGCACTGG CTCCTCATTCTCACCATGGCAACGAGGACCAATCAGACAACGCCGAGGAGTCACACGGTCATTCTCACG gtgtAGCACATGATCACATGATGTCAGTGGGTCTGTGGGTTCTCGGAGGCATCATGGCGTTCCTGGTGGTGGAGAAGTTTGTGCGTTTGCTGAAAGGAGGACATTCCCACTCTCACTCCCACG CTGCTCCCAAATGCAAGGACAGCGAtggggaggaggagaaggaggagaagaagaagaaggaaggagTGAAGAAAGACCAAAAAAAGGACAAGGAGGTGAAGAAAGCGAAAGAGGACAGCTCGG ATATTAAAGTATCAGGGTATCTGAACCTGGCTGCTGATTTCACCCACAACTTCACCGACGGTCTGGCCATCGGCGCCTCTTTCCTGGTGGGTCCCGCCGTCGGCGTGgtaaccaccatcaccatcctcCTGCACGAGGTGCCACATGAGATCGGGGACTTCGCCATCCTCGTCCAATCAGGATGCACCAAGAAGAAG GCCATGTGCCTCCAGCTCCTCACGGCCATCGGAGCACTAGCCGGCACCGCCTGCTCCCTATTGGCCGAGGGAGTGGGTGCGGCCGCCACCGCCTGGATCCTTCCCTTCACAGCTGGCGGCTTCGTCTACATCGCCACGGTGACGGTGCTGCCGGAGCTGCTGAGCGGGCGTGCGAGTTTGGGTCAGTCGGTGCTGGAGGTCGTAGCCATGCTGTTCGGCGTGGGGATGATGGTGATCATCGCCGAGTACGAGTGA